The Macrococcoides canis genome has a window encoding:
- the kdpA gene encoding potassium-transporting ATPase subunit KdpA yields the protein MKDFLILSVLFFLSISIIGYYMFLLFIKKESKLFQKYELLEFKMLGVFRASYSKQSTKEYLFSFIMTNFLMVILTYIVLRTQKYLPFNPNHIENMDAGLAFNTVISFITNTNLQHYAGETGLSYFSQMVVITFLMFTSAGSGFCIALAFIRRLFGNQDKVGNFNLDLTKFILMVLMPLSIVVSLLLVQQGSVQTLKGTLTFKTLEGTFQSIARGPVASLESIKHLGTNGGGFFGANSSTPFENPTIITNITEMISMMLIPGSIFVMFGLALKYYKATSQKQAYYFIGILFAIVCIMFFSNQTFEQYSHISPLNGQMNMEGKEVRFGITQSALFSTITTSFTTGTVNNMHDSQTALGGMIPLILMMMNSIFGGEGVGFLNFFMYVLLTLFIAGLMIGRTPQIFGKKLESKEMKLISLALIIHPAIILGFSALATFYPHAQEAVTNPGAHGLSQILYEYTSSSANNGSGFEGLGDNTSFWNYTTGLAMFLGRFPAMILQLYTASLLAKKLQRSTDNELVIDTPIFNTLLLIIVVIFSALTFLPVLTLGPISEFITR from the coding sequence ATGAAAGATTTTTTAATACTCTCGGTTCTCTTTTTTCTCAGTATTTCTATTATTGGTTACTATATGTTTCTATTGTTTATAAAAAAAGAATCAAAACTCTTTCAAAAATACGAATTATTAGAGTTTAAGATGTTAGGGGTTTTTCGTGCGAGTTATTCGAAGCAATCGACAAAAGAATATTTATTTAGTTTTATAATGACTAATTTTTTAATGGTCATTCTCACTTATATCGTGTTACGCACACAAAAGTACCTGCCTTTTAATCCTAATCATATCGAAAATATGGATGCAGGATTGGCATTCAATACAGTTATTTCCTTTATTACTAATACTAATTTACAACATTATGCTGGTGAAACAGGATTAAGTTATTTCTCACAGATGGTCGTCATCACATTCTTAATGTTCACTTCTGCAGGCTCTGGTTTCTGTATTGCCCTTGCATTCATTAGAAGACTATTTGGTAATCAAGATAAAGTCGGTAATTTCAACCTTGATCTGACGAAGTTTATCTTGATGGTATTAATGCCTCTGTCAATCGTGGTGAGTTTATTGCTAGTGCAGCAAGGATCAGTTCAAACTTTGAAAGGAACGCTAACGTTCAAAACACTGGAAGGTACATTTCAGTCGATTGCTCGTGGCCCGGTTGCTTCACTTGAAAGTATTAAGCATCTCGGAACAAATGGAGGGGGATTCTTCGGTGCAAACTCATCTACACCATTTGAGAATCCAACGATAATCACAAACATTACTGAAATGATTTCAATGATGTTAATTCCTGGTTCAATTTTTGTAATGTTTGGTCTGGCACTAAAATATTATAAAGCGACTTCACAAAAGCAGGCGTACTATTTTATCGGTATTTTATTTGCCATCGTTTGTATCATGTTCTTTAGTAATCAAACGTTCGAACAATATAGTCATATCTCACCATTAAATGGTCAGATGAACATGGAAGGTAAAGAAGTACGCTTCGGTATTACGCAGAGTGCGTTATTTTCAACAATTACAACCAGCTTTACTACTGGGACTGTCAATAACATGCATGATTCACAAACAGCACTTGGTGGAATGATTCCATTGATTTTAATGATGATGAACAGCATTTTCGGTGGAGAAGGTGTAGGTTTTTTAAACTTCTTTATGTACGTATTATTAACACTATTTATCGCAGGATTGATGATTGGGCGTACACCACAAATTTTTGGTAAGAAACTTGAAAGCAAGGAAATGAAACTGATATCTCTTGCACTAATCATACACCCTGCAATTATTCTAGGCTTTAGTGCATTAGCAACTTTTTACCCGCATGCCCAGGAAGCTGTAACAAATCCAGGTGCTCATGGGCTTAGCCAAATTCTATACGAATATACTTCTTCAAGTGCCAATAATGGTTCTGGTTTTGAAGGACTAGGAGATAATACGTCATTTTGGAACTATACGACTGGCCTTGCAATGTTTTTAGGACGTTTTCCAGCGATGATTCTACAGTTATATACTGCGTCATTACTTGCTAAGAAGCTACAAAGAAGTACTGACAATGAACTTGTCATCGATACACCAATATTTAATACTTTATTACTCATCATTGTTGTTATATTTAGCGCTTTAACATTCCTGCCAGTATTGACACTTGGTCCAATTTCAGAATTTATTACACGTTAA
- a CDS encoding sensor histidine kinase produces the protein MKGKLKIYLGYAAGVGKTYKMLKEAHRLHERGVDINIGYIEPHQRPETIEQLTGLPIINPLEISYKNHILHEPDVDEIIRQHPQIVLIDELAHHNPPGARHEKRWQDIAEILNQGIHVHTTVNIQHIESLYHMIHSITGVTVNERIPDEVIHQAHAVEFVDIEPEELIQRLKEGKIYNENKVETALHHFFRIEHLIQLREIALRELAKVQDNKMSEHAIPTHSEQIIAVGITSSPTSHNVIRSGARMAKAFKAELVGIVVENDESTESALLNENLKLLEELGGRYVKLYGDEAEQIGDWCRLNRVDKLVLGRSVKQKWFQEDIVTCINKDYPEINVFIISNAIVSDKKKKSYTLDLDLKVLDILKLISILFVCTLIALLMFNINLNESNTITVYMLGVLVLALWTESRWMIVVSSIGAVLTFNYFFTEPRFSFEAYRSDYPSTFLIMFISGLIISSLAKGVKRQTKIARFKTYRMSLLLETNKQLSEANSATNIAHCVKEQLSKLINGSLDIYMAEEIAESKLDESLKNHVKWAVKNNTPAGFMTDTFTGLDVLIIPVIVSSRYEYVVIMHMTEEDKVHFDEDIIYSIIGDMTSALKRLDLYEEKELQLKEKEQEKTRSTFLNSISHDIRTPLTTIMGNAQLLKESKQSDSHIAQSIYEDAKWLHNLVNNILLVTKIEQDNKLNIQLALLEEIIYQAYRLSNKRSGNKAIQLHIEDELLFVEVDEYLITQVIINLIDNAIKYTPDTARIDIYVFKVKDKVTIEVRDNGFGLNGVDQDKLFEQFYTQNITSDKSREGLGLGLYICQVILKAHESSLYVKDNVPTGAIFGFQLQLKEGVV, from the coding sequence ATGAAAGGGAAGCTAAAAATTTACTTAGGATATGCAGCGGGTGTCGGTAAGACATATAAGATGCTAAAAGAAGCCCATCGCCTTCATGAACGAGGTGTGGATATCAATATTGGATATATTGAACCACATCAACGACCTGAAACGATTGAACAATTAACTGGATTGCCAATAATCAACCCTTTGGAGATTTCATATAAAAACCATATATTACATGAGCCGGATGTGGATGAAATTATCCGTCAGCATCCACAAATTGTATTGATTGACGAATTAGCACATCATAATCCGCCTGGTGCACGTCATGAGAAAAGGTGGCAAGATATTGCGGAAATATTAAATCAAGGTATTCATGTACATACAACAGTAAACATTCAGCATATTGAATCTTTATATCATATGATTCATTCCATTACAGGTGTAACGGTTAATGAACGCATCCCTGATGAAGTTATTCATCAGGCGCATGCCGTTGAATTTGTAGATATTGAACCAGAAGAACTTATCCAGCGATTAAAAGAAGGCAAAATATACAATGAAAACAAGGTAGAAACAGCACTGCATCATTTCTTTCGAATTGAACACTTAATTCAATTAAGGGAAATCGCATTACGTGAACTTGCAAAAGTTCAGGATAATAAGATGAGTGAGCACGCAATTCCTACCCATTCTGAACAGATAATAGCAGTAGGTATCACTTCCTCCCCGACGAGCCATAATGTCATACGATCAGGTGCACGTATGGCAAAAGCTTTTAAAGCAGAACTTGTAGGCATTGTTGTGGAAAATGATGAGAGTACCGAAAGTGCATTATTAAATGAAAACTTAAAGCTGCTTGAAGAATTGGGTGGGAGATATGTGAAGCTGTACGGAGATGAAGCAGAACAAATTGGGGACTGGTGCAGATTAAATCGAGTAGATAAACTTGTGCTCGGAAGAAGTGTTAAGCAAAAGTGGTTTCAGGAAGATATCGTGACATGCATTAATAAAGATTATCCAGAGATTAATGTATTTATCATTAGCAACGCGATTGTTTCTGATAAGAAGAAAAAATCATATACTCTAGATTTAGATCTCAAAGTACTGGATATACTGAAACTAATAAGCATTCTATTCGTATGCACATTAATTGCACTGCTGATGTTTAATATCAACTTGAATGAATCGAATACTATTACTGTATATATGTTAGGTGTTCTCGTGCTGGCACTATGGACAGAGTCAAGGTGGATGATTGTAGTTAGTTCAATTGGTGCTGTACTGACTTTTAACTATTTTTTCACAGAACCAAGATTTTCATTTGAAGCATACCGTTCAGATTATCCGTCTACATTTCTTATTATGTTCATATCTGGTCTCATCATTAGTTCGCTAGCAAAAGGTGTAAAGCGCCAAACGAAGATTGCACGTTTTAAGACATACCGTATGAGTCTGCTACTTGAAACGAACAAGCAGTTATCTGAAGCAAATAGTGCGACAAATATTGCGCATTGTGTGAAGGAACAGCTTTCTAAATTAATAAATGGAAGCTTGGATATATATATGGCAGAAGAAATTGCTGAAAGTAAACTTGACGAATCATTGAAGAATCATGTCAAATGGGCGGTTAAGAACAATACCCCTGCAGGTTTTATGACAGATACTTTTACAGGGCTTGACGTATTGATTATTCCGGTCATTGTTTCAAGTCGATATGAATATGTTGTGATCATGCATATGACTGAAGAAGACAAAGTCCACTTTGATGAAGACATCATCTACTCAATAATAGGTGATATGACAAGTGCTTTAAAAAGGCTTGATCTATATGAAGAAAAAGAGCTCCAGCTCAAAGAAAAAGAACAGGAAAAAACAAGAAGTACATTCTTGAACTCAATTTCACATGATATCAGAACGCCACTTACAACGATTATGGGTAATGCTCAATTACTTAAAGAATCGAAGCAAAGCGACTCTCATATTGCACAATCGATTTATGAAGATGCGAAATGGCTACATAATCTGGTCAATAATATATTGCTCGTGACAAAGATAGAGCAAGATAACAAGCTCAACATTCAATTAGCACTATTAGAAGAAATTATTTATCAGGCATATCGACTCTCAAACAAAAGAAGTGGGAATAAAGCAATCCAGCTTCATATAGAAGATGAACTATTATTTGTTGAGGTAGACGAGTATTTAATCACGCAGGTGATTATTAACTTAATTGATAATGCGATAAAATACACACCTGATACAGCACGCATTGACATATATGTGTTTAAAGTGAAGGATAAAGTGACGATTGAAGTAAGAGATAATGGATTTGGTTTGAATGGCGTTGATCAAGATAAGCTATTTGAACAGTTCTATACACAAAACATTACTTCGGATAAGAGTAGAGAAGGTCTGGGACTTGGACTATACATTTGTCAGGTCATATTAAAGGCTCATGAGTCTTCGTTATACGTGAAAGATAATGTGCCGACAGGTGCTATATTCGGGTTTCAGTTACAACTCAAGGAGGGTGTTGTATGA
- a CDS encoding response regulator transcription factor — MKQKILLIEDDKSVQLLLTRIFEKQQYMIKIAADGKTGIFEVHNFLPDLIILDLGLPDMDGLEVINKVKQLSDIPILVLSARADSTEKVSCLDLGAEDYVTKPFDAEELLARVRVLIRRHLKINDQEMQYTNGALFIDYEAHKVYVADQMIHLTPIEYRLLVLLSRNTGKVLTYNYILKEIWGQVMESELPSLRVFMTTLRKKIEIDPKNPEYIETHMSVGYQMNKVN, encoded by the coding sequence ATGAAGCAGAAAATATTGTTGATAGAAGACGACAAATCGGTACAGCTGTTATTGACAAGGATATTTGAAAAGCAGCAGTATATGATAAAAATTGCAGCGGACGGAAAAACGGGAATTTTTGAAGTTCATAATTTTCTTCCGGATCTCATTATTTTAGATTTAGGCTTACCAGATATGGATGGATTAGAAGTTATTAATAAAGTAAAGCAGCTGAGTGACATACCTATTCTTGTATTGAGCGCACGAGCAGATTCTACTGAAAAAGTGAGTTGTCTCGATCTTGGTGCGGAAGATTATGTGACGAAGCCTTTTGATGCAGAGGAGTTGCTTGCTCGTGTGCGTGTGTTGATACGTAGACACTTAAAGATAAATGATCAGGAAATGCAATATACAAATGGAGCATTATTTATAGATTACGAAGCGCATAAAGTATATGTTGCAGATCAGATGATACATCTGACACCGATTGAATATCGCCTGCTTGTCCTGTTGTCACGTAACACCGGAAAAGTATTAACTTACAATTATATTCTCAAGGAAATTTGGGGACAGGTGATGGAAAGTGAATTACCATCTTTACGCGTATTTATGACAACACTACGTAAAAAAATTGAAATTGATCCAAAAAATCCAGAATATATTGAAACACATATGTCAGTCGGTTATCAAATGAATAAAGTGAATTAA
- a CDS encoding hemerythrin domain-containing protein, with amino-acid sequence MQFQTKMKALRILENEHMLIRSLLHEWYQIMMDVKATEAMLSKYHKLKLLKEKVTEFLPILDKHQSKEERFFFPVLGSYIGTDQGPILTIEAEHDEMAQYFNHFIGVTNMMELSLEDINLLLNDLNEGYEICMVHMYKEESVLFTMAEKVFKIKDEEMLLEALNTKII; translated from the coding sequence ATGCAATTTCAAACAAAGATGAAAGCACTACGTATTCTAGAGAACGAACATATGTTAATTCGTTCATTATTACATGAATGGTATCAAATTATGATGGATGTGAAAGCTACAGAAGCGATGCTGTCAAAATATCATAAATTAAAGTTGCTAAAAGAAAAAGTGACGGAGTTTTTACCGATACTTGATAAGCATCAGTCAAAAGAAGAGCGTTTTTTCTTTCCTGTTCTCGGAAGCTACATCGGAACTGATCAAGGTCCGATATTGACGATTGAAGCTGAGCATGATGAGATGGCACAATACTTCAATCACTTTATCGGTGTGACAAATATGATGGAACTGAGTTTAGAAGATATTAATCTGCTGTTGAATGATTTGAATGAAGGTTACGAAATTTGTATGGTGCACATGTATAAAGAAGAGAGTGTACTGTTTACAATGGCGGAAAAGGTATTTAAGATTAAGGATGAAGAAATGCTTCTGGAAGCACTGAATACAAAGATAATATGA
- a CDS encoding nitrate/nitrite transporter, with product MNKSTGKVQLPLQTLSLVAGFMAWTIIAPLMPFMSQEFTIPESQKAIILAIPVILGSILRIPLGYYANLIGARKVFLFSFIFLLIPVFLLSMAQSTTMLMIAGLFLGVGGAIFSVGVTSVPKYFPKEKHGLANGIYGMGNIGTAVSAFAAPPLANAIGWSNTVKSYLVVMALFALLNFLLGDKDEPKVKQPLMDQIKGVLPEYKLYLLSFWYFITFGSFVAFGLFLPNFLVNNFGLDKVDAGIRTGTFIAIATLLRPIGGVLGDKLRAMDVLKFVFVGLIIGAAMLSINHQIFFFTAGCLIISACAGLGNGLIFKLAPTYYSKQAGIVNGIVSMMGGLGGFFPPLVIAACAANFGTNKPAFAFLAVFGIIALLTMFWMDKKEGRK from the coding sequence ATGAACAAATCAACAGGTAAAGTACAGTTACCCTTACAGACGTTAAGTTTAGTTGCAGGGTTCATGGCATGGACAATCATTGCACCGCTAATGCCATTTATGTCCCAAGAATTTACCATTCCAGAAAGTCAGAAAGCCATTATTTTAGCGATACCGGTTATTCTTGGATCAATTTTGCGTATCCCGCTTGGTTATTATGCAAACTTGATCGGTGCGAGAAAGGTATTCTTATTCTCGTTTATATTCTTATTGATTCCAGTATTTTTACTTAGTATGGCACAGTCTACTACGATGCTGATGATCGCAGGTCTTTTCTTAGGTGTTGGGGGCGCAATCTTCTCTGTAGGTGTTACGAGTGTTCCGAAATATTTCCCTAAAGAAAAACATGGTCTCGCAAATGGTATATATGGTATGGGTAATATCGGTACAGCCGTATCTGCATTTGCTGCACCACCGCTTGCAAACGCAATTGGGTGGAGCAATACTGTTAAGTCTTATCTAGTTGTTATGGCTTTATTCGCTTTACTTAACTTCTTATTAGGAGATAAAGATGAGCCTAAAGTAAAACAACCATTAATGGATCAAATTAAAGGCGTATTACCAGAGTATAAATTATATTTACTGAGCTTCTGGTACTTCATTACATTCGGCTCATTTGTAGCATTTGGATTGTTCTTACCGAACTTCTTGGTTAATAACTTTGGATTAGATAAAGTTGATGCGGGAATTCGTACAGGTACGTTTATTGCAATTGCAACATTACTACGCCCAATCGGTGGGGTACTTGGTGATAAGTTACGTGCAATGGATGTATTAAAGTTTGTATTTGTTGGACTCATCATTGGTGCGGCAATGCTTTCAATTAACCACCAAATCTTCTTCTTTACTGCGGGTTGCCTAATTATTTCAGCATGTGCCGGGTTAGGAAATGGATTAATCTTTAAATTGGCTCCGACATATTATTCTAAACAAGCCGGTATTGTTAACGGTATTGTTTCAATGATGGGTGGATTAGGTGGATTTTTCCCGCCGCTAGTCATTGCAGCATGTGCCGCAAACTTTGGAACGAATAAACCAGCTTTTGCCTTCCTTGCAGTCTTTGGTATAATTGCATTATTAACAATGTTCTGGATGGACAAAAAAGAGGGCAGAAAATAG
- a CDS encoding ThiF family adenylyltransferase, giving the protein MRYDRQIKFYGIGQEGQEKLSHKTVGIVGCGALGTHLAESMARCGVNKIVIVDRDYVELSNLQRQSLFKEQDAIDATPKVIACERELKAIRSDIQIETYIDHLDAPLLEAAFLQCDCILDATDNFETRLLINDFAYKYNIPWIYGACVESTYVACPFIPGKTPCFNCVMGMLPVMNRTCDTVGVIEPAVSMATSFQMMYALKLLTDTSFDAKLVFGDVWQMDHTALKFSRMFNDDCMTCGPHAAYPELHKHAHETMLCGRDTVQIVTQFSDEDLLKHLETLSIIVQETPYFIRFNFNNYPIVWFKGGRMLIHEVKSMAEGKKVYHQLFG; this is encoded by the coding sequence ATGCGATATGACAGACAAATAAAATTTTATGGTATCGGCCAGGAAGGTCAGGAGAAATTATCTCATAAGACTGTTGGTATTGTAGGGTGCGGTGCTTTAGGTACACACCTTGCAGAATCTATGGCGAGATGCGGAGTAAATAAAATTGTGATTGTTGATCGCGACTATGTTGAACTTTCTAATCTACAACGACAATCACTGTTCAAGGAACAAGATGCAATTGATGCGACGCCTAAAGTGATTGCTTGTGAAAGAGAATTAAAAGCAATACGAAGTGATATACAAATCGAAACATACATCGATCATCTTGATGCGCCGCTTTTAGAAGCGGCGTTTTTGCAATGCGATTGTATATTGGATGCTACAGATAACTTTGAAACGCGATTGCTGATCAACGATTTCGCCTATAAATATAATATTCCATGGATTTATGGTGCATGTGTAGAGTCGACATATGTGGCATGTCCGTTCATTCCAGGTAAGACACCTTGTTTCAATTGTGTGATGGGTATGTTACCGGTTATGAATAGAACGTGTGATACAGTAGGTGTTATAGAACCTGCTGTAAGCATGGCAACGAGTTTCCAGATGATGTATGCGTTAAAACTATTAACAGATACATCGTTTGATGCAAAACTAGTGTTTGGTGATGTGTGGCAGATGGATCATACAGCGCTTAAATTTTCTCGTATGTTTAATGATGATTGTATGACATGCGGGCCTCACGCAGCATACCCAGAATTACATAAACATGCGCATGAGACAATGTTATGTGGAAGAGATACAGTTCAAATTGTTACACAGTTTAGCGATGAGGATTTGCTGAAACATTTAGAAACGCTATCTATCATAGTCCAGGAAACACCTTATTTTATTCGGTTTAACTTTAATAACTATCCAATCGTCTGGTTTAAAGGTGGTCGTATGCTGATCCATGAAGTTAAATCGATGGCTGAAGGTAAAAAAGTATATCATCAATTATTTGGTTAG
- a CDS encoding MogA/MoaB family molybdenum cofactor biosynthesis protein — MEHSNEKRKQLLVGVITVSDTRDYDTDKGGKAIIEHLKTIEIDVSRENYLIVKDDQADIRASIMKLLHDKVDVIITTGGTGVAKRDVTIEVVQSIIDKEMEGFGEIFRYLSYTEDVGTRAMLSRALCGTKDNTVIFSIPGSVGAVNLAMKKLITQEIHHIVHELNK, encoded by the coding sequence GTGGAACATTCAAATGAGAAGCGTAAACAATTATTAGTCGGTGTAATTACCGTTAGTGATACGAGAGATTATGATACAGACAAAGGTGGAAAAGCGATTATCGAGCATTTGAAGACAATCGAGATCGATGTTTCACGTGAGAATTATTTAATTGTAAAAGATGATCAGGCTGACATTCGTGCAAGTATTATGAAATTATTGCATGATAAAGTTGATGTTATTATTACGACAGGTGGTACAGGTGTTGCGAAGCGTGATGTTACAATTGAAGTCGTACAGTCGATTATCGATAAAGAGATGGAAGGCTTCGGTGAAATATTCAGATACTTAAGCTATACAGAAGATGTCGGGACACGTGCGATGCTATCTCGCGCATTATGTGGCACTAAAGACAATACCGTAATCTTCTCGATTCCGGGTTCAGTTGGCGCAGTAAATCTTGCGATGAAAAAGCTCATTACACAAGAGATTCATCACATTGTGCATGAGCTTAATAAGTAA
- the moaC gene encoding cyclic pyranopterin monophosphate synthase MoaC codes for MNQLTHFNEQGRAKMVDVSDKPISTRTAVAKSSIKVNEVIHDQIINHKNKKGDVLGVAQVAGIMAAKNTSQIIPMCHPLNLSGIDIAFEWDTSDGYEILITCTVKTTGQTGVEMEALTGASATALTIYDMTKAVDKAMIIGPTYLEHKSGGKNGDFNR; via the coding sequence ATGAATCAATTAACACACTTTAACGAACAAGGGCGTGCAAAGATGGTCGATGTCTCAGATAAACCAATTTCAACACGTACAGCTGTTGCTAAAAGTTCTATCAAAGTGAACGAAGTTATTCATGATCAAATCATCAACCATAAGAACAAAAAAGGCGATGTGCTTGGTGTTGCACAAGTTGCTGGTATCATGGCAGCAAAAAATACATCGCAAATTATACCAATGTGTCATCCTCTTAATTTAAGTGGTATTGATATCGCATTTGAATGGGACACATCAGATGGATATGAAATACTCATTACCTGCACTGTGAAAACGACCGGACAAACTGGTGTTGAAATGGAAGCTTTAACAGGTGCAAGCGCGACTGCGCTAACGATATATGATATGACAAAGGCCGTTGATAAAGCTATGATCATCGGACCAACTTATCTTGAACATAAATCAGGCGGCAAAAATGGCGATTTTAACCGTTAA
- a CDS encoding molybdopterin molybdotransferase MoeA, with product MLEKRTPIPVTEAIDKCLEHAKNKSVIKKYYTDSLGYTLAEDIVATYDIPMFDKSPYDGFAIVSNASVDANGDNRKPFKVVDHIGAGHVSAAQLKDNEAVRIMTGAPIPSGADAVVMLEQTSATEEGFTLRKMFVPGENISKQGEECKQGEVVIQKGTQINAGVIAVLATFSYEYVKVYDKPTVALIATGSELVEINETLTPGKIRNSNGPMIASLCKAMEIEVKDYRVHGDDFDSLYQVVHDALEAHDIVITTGGVSVGDFDFMPEIYKKLSAQVLFNKIAMRPGSVTTVAVSDGKFLFGLSGNPSACYTGFELYTKPVMRKMMGQSAVYPTVIKAKLSEDFTKANPFTRFIRADIDYRNMTVAPSGFNKSNAVIAIAKSNCMIVLPGGTRGFKQGDTVDVLLTDLSCQEASW from the coding sequence ATGCTTGAAAAACGTACACCAATTCCTGTAACAGAAGCGATAGATAAGTGTTTAGAACATGCTAAGAATAAATCAGTAATCAAGAAATATTATACAGATAGTCTAGGCTATACATTAGCAGAAGATATTGTTGCAACATATGATATTCCGATGTTTGATAAGTCCCCTTATGACGGATTTGCAATTGTCAGTAATGCGTCAGTAGATGCAAATGGCGATAATAGAAAACCATTCAAAGTTGTGGACCATATCGGTGCAGGGCATGTGAGTGCTGCACAATTAAAGGATAACGAAGCAGTACGTATTATGACAGGAGCGCCGATTCCAAGTGGCGCAGATGCAGTTGTTATGCTGGAACAAACTTCAGCGACTGAAGAAGGGTTTACACTTAGAAAAATGTTTGTCCCTGGTGAGAATATTTCAAAGCAAGGGGAGGAGTGTAAGCAAGGCGAAGTGGTTATTCAAAAAGGAACGCAAATTAATGCAGGAGTCATTGCAGTGCTTGCAACATTTTCTTATGAATATGTAAAAGTGTATGATAAACCGACAGTAGCACTAATCGCTACAGGATCAGAGCTTGTTGAGATTAATGAGACGCTCACACCTGGAAAGATTAGAAACTCAAATGGACCAATGATTGCTTCTTTATGTAAGGCGATGGAAATTGAAGTGAAAGATTATCGTGTACATGGAGATGACTTTGATTCACTTTATCAAGTCGTACATGACGCATTAGAAGCACATGATATTGTGATTACAACAGGTGGCGTAAGTGTAGGAGACTTTGACTTCATGCCTGAAATATATAAGAAGCTTTCTGCGCAAGTATTATTCAATAAAATAGCGATGCGTCCAGGCAGTGTAACTACTGTGGCGGTAAGTGATGGTAAGTTCTTATTTGGTTTATCCGGAAATCCAAGTGCATGTTATACAGGTTTTGAACTGTATACAAAACCTGTGATGCGCAAAATGATGGGGCAAAGTGCAGTGTATCCTACAGTGATTAAAGCAAAACTGTCAGAAGACTTTACAAAAGCAAATCCATTTACGAGATTTATAAGAGCAGATATTGATTATCGTAATATGACAGTCGCACCAAGTGGCTTTAATAAGAGTAACGCAGTCATTGCAATTGCGAAAAGTAACTGTATGATTGTTTTACCGGGAGGAACGAGAGGATTTAAACAAGGTGATACTGTAGATGTATTATTAACAGACCTTTCGTGCCAAGAAGCATCATGGTAA
- the mobB gene encoding molybdopterin-guanine dinucleotide biosynthesis protein B, whose amino-acid sequence MVKVLQVVGYKKSGKTTTMNQIIKQLKSLNYHVAVVKHHGEIGGQEIDIPQSRDHITYIESGADESIVQGYQYIHKLRRNAALELEMIINEEVTCKDIVLVEGYKAARYDKIVLYNNEEDKQTLSQLSNIVLMVDTSVDSEAVIYEFIQSWVGDTRETF is encoded by the coding sequence ATGGTAAAAGTACTGCAGGTCGTAGGATATAAAAAGTCCGGAAAAACAACGACGATGAATCAAATTATCAAACAGCTCAAATCATTAAATTATCATGTCGCTGTCGTTAAACATCACGGTGAAATCGGGGGTCAGGAAATTGATATTCCGCAGTCGCGTGATCATATAACATATATTGAAAGTGGGGCAGACGAAAGCATTGTTCAAGGCTATCAGTATATTCATAAATTAAGAAGAAACGCAGCACTTGAACTAGAAATGATTATTAATGAAGAAGTTACATGTAAAGATATCGTGCTTGTCGAAGGGTATAAAGCAGCACGATATGATAAAATTGTACTCTACAACAATGAGGAAGATAAACAAACATTATCACAGTTATCCAATATCGTCTTGATGGTGGATACATCTGTGGATAGTGAAGCGGTCATATATGAATTTATACAAAGCTGGGTAGGTGATACACGTGAAACATTTTGA